In Tachysurus fulvidraco isolate hzauxx_2018 chromosome 9, HZAU_PFXX_2.0, whole genome shotgun sequence, the sequence TATGAAGCTTGATATAAAAGTGAGTGTTAAGattgtacatgtttatattagaTGAATATTTCTAATCTTATAAAAAGATGTTGAACTTTGTGTCACTGGTTTCCATTCTAATAAACCGAATTAGATTAGAATTaactagattagattagacaaaATACAGCTCACAGTGGTTTATGGACTTGGATCAGGGACGTAATCTGGTTAAAATAAttagtaaaagaaaaatgttcatgtgaaaggaaacaaaagtaaataaaataaaactaaatgtttttcAACGAtctgaaagaaaaatgtgtagAAATCGGCTCAGTTTAAAACTTTTACAACATGCACcagaatttttttcattaatggCTTCCTCTTCTTTATCCTCCAATATTTAAAAAttcgtttgtttttgtttttctttacaaaatcttacgataaataaagtaaaaaagggAGTTTTTTTTACAACCCGTTTGAGAagcagtgatgttttttttttcgagaCAGAAACGCAGCTCCTCGAACTTTAACCAAGTTTCTCATCAGAACTGCAGATTGTACATCAGACGAAATATTCAAGTGACACGAAATCGGATTTTTATCTCCTGTCTGATTGTTGATTGGACAGGAGACAGTATTGCCTTTACGGCAATGAATTGGTTCCAATTTCATCATCGTTTTCTTTACAGTCAGGATTTAAAATCTTTTGAAGAAAAAATTTCATACAAAAAATTTTGcagttacattttttataagaacgtttattacaaaaaaaaaacaacgaagTAAAAAACTGTTGTagtaaaattagtttttttaaacctgactgtaaacacatttacaaaacatttctcacactattttactgtttaatttCCTGAAGTCTCTAATTTTTAAACCTGTTAAATGTGGCactaaaagtattttaaaccctatatatataaaaaaaaactacaagttTAGTTTTGTATGTAAAAAATGGACGTAATTTACGATACTGAACGAAGCAGATGTCAGGAAAAGATAAACGATGTGTTTAAAAACCATCCGGTTCGGAGAGAAAACGTCTCGGTGGAAAAGCGAATAGAAAACTTCTGGATAATAGCGCGAGTGAAAATGTCTCTCGGCCCTGAGGATCTTAAAGGCTCAGGTTAAAGGCTCAGATGTTAAATTGATTTTAAGGCGACAGACGTGCAGTGACGATGTTTTTCCTTCCGAAACAGAACGAAATGTTCAATAAAACTTGTGCTGAGATCGTTAGAAAACTGTCTCAAAACATATGACAGGAAAAAgtcaaacattataaaataaaataaaaaagtaatattaaccagcaagtaaaataaaaaataaatacattttaaaaagtttgttgtgtttttttgagGCTTCTCCTTCACATTTTTTCTAATTTCTGGAACTTTCCTGAAGTCCTTCGCTTCCATTGTAAGGCATTTGCAGACTAATAGGCAAATTTATAATaagcgacaaaaaaaaaaaagaaagaaagaataaaaaaacataaaactagCTCCATTGTAAAGATGGCTTCTTTGCGAGCAGTAGTGGGACACCGTCTCCGTCCAGCGGCGACTCGCACTCCTTCTCGCTTCCTGTCGGTTTCCCAAGTTCACCTCAAAAGGCCTGTTTAAGGGCACAGGTAACCCCGAGGGCAGACACTAGGACCCAGAGACGGAGGACTCCTTCATCCTTTCACCTCCTCAGTGTCCAATGAACTCCCTCGGTAACAGATAGTCGTAAAGCGTCGTTGCTAAGCGCCACCACATCGGCTGTCGGTTTCTCCAATACTGCATGAATTgcagagaataaagaacagaCGTGAATAAACTCAGATCTATTCATATTGAGAGAACGCTGATGTTTATTCGTTTACTCTTCCATAAAgatctaataataaacacaactcAGCGTCTCATCTGACTTCTGATGGTCTCTCAGGAACTACCACTAGATCGTGCTGCTGCTCTTTCTGCCTTCTGCCTCTGAACAGTCAATCAGACTTTAATGGCTGAAGGGGGGCGGGGAATACGTTTAAAACTGTCCAATCAGGTGCAGGGTCATCAAGGGTTTTGGAGAGTAGAGTGTAGTGGAGGCGGGGCTAAGTGTTGCAGTGTGTTGCATAAGCCATGTcacatgatctctctctctctcactcacacacacactgctctcatacaaaaatgtttaatagatTAATTCATGTAACTCTATATTTATAActgaattcattattattattattattattattattatacactgtTTATTTTGATCTTCAGAGACACTTCCTGGTCACATGTACACAAACTTACATTAGCCTATAGTGGTTAACCTACAGTGGTCACGGTACTGGTGATGTCATGGGTGAATCATAGCTCTAAATTTAGCATGcagtataaaacacacacgAGTCTCTCTCTTCAGTTCTTCAGCAGTGTGTTCATGTGAGACATTTATATCAACCAAAACCATTCCtgctataataatatatatcctgctaattattgttattattactattattattattattatgaaggGTTAATTTGAAGATAAATTATAGAACCGGGCAGTAAaattctatatactgtatattatttgataaattgaatctaatctaatctttttttttccatctatcTCTATTTTTATCGAAAGCATCATTACATTATGTCATATATGTGACCACAAAGCAATAAAcaagtgtttctgtgtgaacTGGTGTACTggagtgggcggggcttttGGGGGTACAGACACCGAAGGTGGGAAACGACGCTGCACTTTCAGAGATGATTACAAACTAAGtagaattttgttttttacGTGTTCGCAAAGTCAACCTTGGAGGTTGTCTGTAAACTCTGTGTTCCTCTCACCAGGTGCATGTGCTCCTCCTGAAAATGGTCTCCGATCTCACGCAGCTTCCGTCCGATCTGCACCTCCAAGctgtcctcttctctctcttcccctttcCCTTCATCCTGCCCGTCGTCTTCTCCCGATTGCTCTGAAGCAGGTGGAACGAGAGCTGTGAAACCAGAGTCTTCTCCAGGGAAGAGGATTAAATCTGCACACGGagtaaaatcatcatcatcatcatgctaATCGTATGCATCACTTCACATGTTTCACTCTCCACGACTGTGTCCCAAATAGCAACACTGCCCCACTAAAAGTCTGCTACTgtcatgaatattttttaatgtacttaTTGTCTTGTTGAGTAAAAGATAAACAAGGGGCGGAGCTTAAGGTTAAGTCCGATCAGCCGTCTTTGGCTAAGTAAACTACTGGTTTAAACAGCCAAGTTGATCAGCTAGCTAAACACACCACCATGTTACCGCTAGCTGACTAACTAGATTGCTTAGATAATTTTCACATCATCTAAACAAGCTAGTCTGCTTACTGTGTTTGCTTACTGTGAAGAAGTGCTTGTGAATCATCTGTGGACCCTGATGGTGCAGACAGAAGCCCCAATTCAAAGGCTCCGTGAAGGGAACGGTGGCGCGGACTGACTGCGTTTGGGATGGAGCCCGAGTTCCGGAAGCGTGGCGTGGTCTGGATCAGTGGCATATTCTCTCGTCTGGTGTCTGCGATCTCGACTGGACTGGATGTAAACGGTAAAGGTGTGTCCTCCTCGTCATCCTCCATCAGCGGAAATCACCCTGAacgaggacaaaaaaaaacataactttACTTTAGACACTTGGACGATCCGATAAAACGTATACCGTGGTTCTGaaactattggcacccttcataaAATGAGCAAAGCTAACTGTACAAAATTAAGATTACACACGATCGTTCGGAATGTTTGTTCTAAGTAGAAAATATCACCTGGTTAATGTtgtgtatacatttatatattcatgttCATAAAGGGTGCTAATAATTTTGGAGAATGAACATTTTTTCATTCGGAAAATGATTAGCTTGGCAGATAGCGCCTCCTAATTAGCTAGTTAAATGAGAATTATAGCtatgaaatataataatcatTGGCAAGAGCTTTCCACATACAGCCACGGAAATGTTTTACCCCACAAATCCACCCGAAATATCATGGCGACGCTGTTAGTTTTGTGCCCTGCTGGTGGCACAGCTAGCTACATGACTAGCTGCGATTCTCCCCTCAGGTGAGAACGTGTAAGCGTCGCTCTCAGATGTCACATCGATGCAGAACAGATGTTTAAAatttatagcaaaaaaaaaaaaaaactaagattgattttaaaatgtaacttttaaaTCTCTTCCCGTCAGCGGTGGAAGACGATCGGATCGTCCGGGTCAAACGGAGCCGATCGTCATCTCTGTATGTTTTGACAGAAACGTTAGCGCTGCTCTGACATCAGCAAAACTGCAGACACATCACAGTCAAATGAGGGAAAGTTCCAGCGTTTCGAGGAAAACAAAGCAGCCGATTCAAATCCGCTCTATTCATAAACGTCTGAACGAGTGGCTCGAACGGAGACGAGAGGTTCTGTGATCTTTACGGTCAAGTCTGTTTTTCTAAACCCTGCTTTCTGGATTCGGATGCAGAAAAGAAGACGTTAATGAGCATGCTAATTAACAGTATGTAAATCTGATCGCCAACAGTATGGACTGGCGTTAATGAGGTAAATAAACATATCGTGAAACAATggagtgaataaaataataaatcgcTCAGTCCTAAGCTCATTTCGGAATACTTAGTTATGTTAATTAGATATTTAACACCTGAAAATTAACATTAGCTAGTTACAAGCCCCTACAGAAACAGGTTTAAAGACAATTAGCACATCCACCTGTCACTAAAAATAATAGTAGGATTCAGATCCAGAGTGTACGGCTTCATCATGAACATCTTCAAGGCATAATTCAACACAGACATCATACTGAACACCTCCATACTGAACACCTTCACACTAACAAACtcaacactgaacaccttcacaataacaaacactgaacacctctGCACAAATAAACTCAACACTGAACACCTCCACACTGAACACCTCCATACTGAACACCTCCACAATGAACACCTTCACAataacaaacactgaacacctctGCACAAATAAACTCAACACTGAACACCTCCACACTGAACACCTCCATACTGAACACCTCCACAATGAACACCTTCACAataacaaacactgaacacctctGCACAAATAAACTCAACACTGAACACCTCCATACTAAATACCTTCACACCGAACACCTTCACTGCCCATAAACACACTCATATCCACAGTctcagtctaacacacacacacacacacacacacacacacacactacacactgatcagcTGTAGCAGGTCCACATGACACTGACAGGCGAtaacacaccatcacatcatctcAGTCCTGACTTTTATCTTCATCTGGAGATTCTACAGGAAATCTCAAATCTCGTGtcttcctttttatttactCCAAAACAAATCACATTTTAGTGCTTCTGCATCCAACAACAAAccattattactgttattattgttattattgttgttattgttatttatcgttgttgttattattattattgttatttattgttgttattgttatttatcgTTGCATCATCAAACAGCGACTCATCGCATGACATcatgatcattattattaaaacgaCGCGTATTGACACGTGACTTCATCTTTTACACCATAAATATTTCACCTAAATCTACATGACCATTTAACTCCGATCCACCTGACAGCTGTAAACAGATAAAACGCACAGGAAGCCAAACTCACCGccactttttgtttttctttgatatAGTAAGTAATAAATGTCCCTATGAGGATGAAAGCCGAGCTGTTATGTCCAGGTGTAAATCcgactcacactcacaccttcGTCTCCTTTCTGTCGTCGCCGTTCAACTAGTTTGTAAAAAGGCGCTTTTTAAGAGAAGCTCGTGTTTTGCCTGGACACGAGTTCTGCCGAAGCCACGCCcaccacacacacgtcacacaatATGCTAATATTGTTCTAAACGAGCTGccctgttgtgttgtgtttttttttcccacccagACACAAGACCACGCCTCTTTTCATGTTATGCATAAGATAAAGTCCTAATTTCCGACTTCCGGGTCAGAAGTGACACGTGTTCAGGAGCATGAAGGCGCGTGTAAACAAATGATTAAAAGCAGTAGTAACTCATAACTGTTTAGTGATCATTATAAATGAGCCCCAGGATTAAACACTGCGTTCAACACTTATTAAGTACATAATAAATGAAGACCTAATGTAAAGCTTGAGGTTATTCTAGGGAGGTTTCATTATAAGTTCAGACTTGTCAGGTGACTGAGGAAGGAAACTTTACTTTTCTTCAGTATCATGACACGTTCTGATATCTCGCAGACGTCAGTTACTCTTAGTGAAATTCCTCTCTATTTCAGATTCCCATTATAATCAAGTTAAGAACAATAAGTTATGATGTGATGACTAATGCAAAACTATTACTATTACCACCTTAAAGTTTCCAAACTGTTGTACCGTAGTGATTAATTCCTCTGGCAGATGTTtatattcagacacacacacacacacacacacacacacacacacacacacacacacacacacacacacacacactctctctagaACAGACAGATGTGAGGTGAGAGCTCATTCTCATATCCCAACAGTTAGTTGTTTCATTCTCAGGTGTTTTTGACTGACTCTCAGTGCCATTCCTATTGTTCACTGACTACGACGGACACTGACAGCAAATCAGTGAATCAACAAATACAATCCGTATATGACGATCAAACGTTTATACTCTGAATGTTTCTGTCATTGCTTTTTTTCTCTAACGTCTTTAAATTGTATTTGCAATAACCCCCATCTTTTTGGCCATATCTCAGGATGTGCTCTGTTCTCACCCCTTCTTGTTTGCTCCAGGCCATGCTGTAGCGGTCTGAGTATCAGACTGGGtatgaaatgaatcatttttaagACATAAATCCAAGCATATTATAAAATATCGCTGACAATTGGGTATTTTGTTGTCTCTTTGTTAACATTTTGCTGCAGCTTTATatgggggggggtgtatggTTCTACTGAATAACAATGAACAAGccacaaatgattcatttaaatgaataaaaggatTCATGAGAAACACTTGATTTTATTGCCCCGATTGTAAGTTCACTCCCTTCACTCTAAAGTAGCTAGATAACATTCAGGGAAAAATGATTTGCAATGTTGTGTGTAGTGGTGGGCTTTAGCAACATCTACAACCAACAAATGAAAACTTAAGAccttttcattttcctttctttcagaAATTCACAAAAAATCAAGAATGATGAGCCCTAGCAAAGTGGTTAAGTGGCTCAGTTACATGCTAGCTGTAGCAAGTGCACCGTAATGGAAACACTGCATcatgcgcatgcacacacacacacacacacacacacacacacacacacacacactgcatcatgcatacacacacacacacacaccagtgtatATATTCAGAAATTAGTACAACTGACAAAACCACAATTGAAGTAATTTCCACACATCACAGCCACATCCTCTGTGGAAAGCATCTATCTGCCAGTGTGTTTCCTCACATATAAATGgctttaaatttgaattaaagcACAATGTGTTAATCCGTGATTTTGTCACAGGATTAAAGAAACACTAGCACGGTCGCTCTGTAATCCTAATCACCATTACTGAGCAAAGCGACCATGAAGACACTGAAACAAACAGCGCTATGTTCTGTCTTTCTTGTGTGTTTTAACACAATCGTCCCTTTAGAAACAAAACCACACAGCATTCATCTGTTTATATGAGTATTAGACTTCAGTAGATTCCTAACGATGAAGTGTTGGTTATAGATGCAAATTCCTTAACgacaaaattaatttaacaAACCAGTAAAACGTTATCAGTTttattcttgtttctttttttttggataaatgGTTCATCTGAAGATTCTCAGGTACTCTTTATGTTGATGCATTTCTCTCCTCTTTCCAACACCTTTACTGATGACATCACTTTTCCTGATGGCCAACATTCCTATACTCATCAGGACTACGCAATTTGATTTTCCTGAAGCTTTAGGCTGTAGATAAAGTGTACGCCCATGGAGGAGCGTGTTATATATCATTTACCTGAAAAATCCTGCTTGACCTTCCAGCGCTTTTTCCGATGACATCATCTTTTCTGAAGGCCAGCTCTCCTCAGGCTTTTGGCTGCTAATGGATATTGTCAGGTCAGATAAATACAAAAGAGCTCCATGCATATTTTAGATGGTGTAGGCATAGTTCTAGTGCACATATTGTTAAAGATTAGTGTACAGCATTTATAACCATTCATTAGCATCTCAGGCTACATCTGAACAGATAGAGGTCTGTCAGGTTATCTACAGCCTGCAGTAAGTTAACTAGGCAACACATGAAGGAAAAGGATCCAGGCCAGAACTGTCACTCTGAATCAAAGTGCAGCATTGTGATGATTTCAgtacagaacagagagagagagagagagagagagagagagagagagagagagagagagaggccaaggTAAGAAGATTGAAATAGATGTGGTAGTGACTCTGTTTCTAGGGTAAATGAGGATGGTAGGAACAAGGGGTGAGACAGGAGGCAAAAGCAAACTCTGGCGC encodes:
- the bmf2 gene encoding BCL2 modifying factor 2 isoform X2: MEDDEEDTPLPFTSSPVEIADTRRENMPLIQTTPRFRNSGSIPNAVSPRHRSLHGAFELGLLSAPSGSTDDSQALLHNLILFPGEDSGFTALVPPASEQSGEDDGQDEGKGEEREEDSLEVQIGRKLREIGDHFQEEHMHLYWRNRQPMWWRLATTLYDYLLPREFIGH
- the bmf2 gene encoding BCL2 modifying factor 2 isoform X1, producing the protein MEDDEEDTPLPFTSSPVEIADTRRENMPLIQTTPRFRNSGSIPNAVSPRHRSLHGAFELGLLSAPSGSTDDSQALLHNLILFPGEDSGFTALVPPASEQSGEDDGQDEGKGEEREEDSLEVQIGRKLREIGDHFQEEHMHLVPYLRENPSAPDEVIMRTDQAPKLQNVLLKQTPTHYRF